The Bubalus bubalis isolate 160015118507 breed Murrah chromosome 16, NDDB_SH_1, whole genome shotgun sequence genome window below encodes:
- the KCNJ11 gene encoding ATP-sensitive inward rectifier potassium channel 11, with translation MLSRKGIIPEEYVLTRLAEDPAEPRYRARERKARFVSKNGNCNVAHKNIREQGRFLQDVFTTLVDLKWPYTLLIFTMSFLCSWLLFAMVWWLIAFAHGDLAPGEGAAVPCVTSIHSFSSAFLFSIEVQVTIGFGGRMVTEECPLAILILIVQNIVGLMINAIMLGCIFMKTAQAHRRAETLIFSKHAVIALRHGRLCFMLRVGDLRKSMIISATIHMQVVRKTTSPEGEVVPLHQVDIPMENGVGGNSIFLVAPLIIYHVIDANSPLYDLAPCDLHHHQDLEIIVILEGVVETTGITTQARTSYLADEILWGQRFVPIVAEEDGRYSVDYSKFGNTIKVPTPLCTARQLEEDPSLLDVLTLVRGPLRKRTVAVAKAKPKFSISPDSLS, from the coding sequence ATGCTGTCCCGCAAAGGCATCATCCCCGAGGAGTATGTGCTCACACGACTAGCAGAGGACCCCGCAGAGCCCCGGTACCGTGCCCGTGAGCGGAAAGCCCGCTTCGTGTCCAAGAACGGCAACTGCAACGTGGCCCACAAGAACATCCGGGAGCAAGGCCGCTTCCTACAGGACGTGTTCACCACGCTGGTGGATCTCAAGTGGCCATACACGCTGCTCATCTTCACCATGTCCTTCCTGTGCAGCTGGCTGCTCTTTGCCATGGTCTGGTGGCTCATCGCCTTCGCCCACGGTGACCTGGCCCCTGGCGAGGGTGCCGCTGTGCCCTGCGTCACCAGCATCCACTCCTTTTCGTCTgccttccttttctccattgaggTCCAGGTGACCATTGGTTTCGGCGGGCGCATGGTGACCGAGGAGTGCCCTCTGGCCATCCTGATCCTCATTGTGCAGAACATCGTGGGGCTCATGATCAACGCCATCATGCTGGGCTGCATCTTCATGAAGACTGCTCAGGCCCACCGGCGGGCTGAGACCCTCATCTTCAGCAAGCATGCAGTCATCGCCCTGCGCCACGGCCGCCTCTGCTTCATGCTGCGCGTGGGCGACCTCCGCAAGAGCATGATCATCAGCGCCACCATCCACATGCAGGTGGTACGCAAGACCACCAGCCCTGAGGGTGAGGTGGTCCCCCTCCACCAGGTGGACATCCCCATGGAGAATGGTGTGGGTGGCAATAGCATCTTCCTGGTGGCTCCGCTCATCATCTACCACGTCATTGATGCCAACAGCCCGCTCTATGACCTGGCGCCCTGCGACCTGCACCACCATCAGGACCTTGAGATCATTGTCATCCTGGAAGGTGTGGTGGAAACCACGGGCATCACCACCCAGGCCCGCACCTCCTACCTGGCCGACGAGATCCTGTGGGGCCAGCGCTTTGTACCCATTGTGGCCGAGGAGGATGGCCGCTACTCCGTGGACTACTCCAAGTTTGGCAACACTATCAAAGTGCCCACACCACTCTGCACAGCCCGCCAGCTTGAGGAGGACCCCAGCCTGCTGGATGTCCTGACCCTCGTCCGCGGGCCCTTACGCAAGCGCACCGTGGCTGTGGCCAAGGCCAAGCCCAAGTTCAGCATCTCTCCAGACTCCCTGTCCTGA